A DNA window from Actinomadura coerulea contains the following coding sequences:
- a CDS encoding serine/threonine-protein kinase produces MDTDFRPLEPADPREVGGHRLLGRLGSGGMGTVFLGADPVSGGRVAVKTIHPHLAEDPSYRRRFRDEAHLASRVASFCTARVLAQGEQDGLPYLVTDYVGGVSLHDRLTSGGPLPPADLHGVAVGVASALAAIHAAGLVHRDLKPANVMLTLSGCRVIDFGIAGSQDAPDEGAATGQVFGTPGWIAPEVLVGGTSSQAADIFAWGCLIAHAGTGQMPIGGDPATLRTAAGDADLSGLPDALVPLVRWALAEDPADRPTATDLLLALVEQPQPHAAARPATRPGPPDAPLPRAASRRSLPPRSRRRNPAPAPAAPARRSGTEDTDTRAFTPLGVADATTSTRARLLAGAGAAAGTLLLGAVVLGITGAKAPPPAAPGKPGPSAPAVTAAPAKKANAVRAGTPRRPPAKTDRQKPSHKPKQKQKAQEKKPKTKSKNAAKHGKAKGRFKN; encoded by the coding sequence ATGGACACTGACTTCAGGCCACTCGAACCCGCCGACCCCCGCGAGGTGGGCGGCCACCGACTACTGGGCAGGCTCGGATCCGGCGGCATGGGGACGGTCTTCCTCGGGGCCGACCCGGTGTCGGGCGGACGGGTCGCGGTGAAGACCATCCATCCGCACCTCGCCGAGGACCCGTCCTACCGGCGGCGCTTCCGCGACGAGGCGCACCTCGCGAGCCGGGTCGCCTCGTTCTGCACCGCGCGCGTCCTCGCGCAGGGGGAGCAGGACGGGCTGCCCTACCTCGTCACCGACTACGTCGGCGGCGTGTCACTGCACGACAGGCTCACCTCCGGCGGCCCGCTGCCGCCCGCCGACCTGCACGGCGTCGCCGTGGGCGTCGCCTCGGCGCTCGCCGCGATCCACGCGGCGGGGCTCGTGCACCGCGACCTCAAACCCGCCAACGTGATGCTCACCCTGTCCGGGTGCCGCGTCATCGACTTCGGCATCGCGGGCAGCCAGGACGCGCCGGACGAGGGCGCCGCGACCGGCCAGGTGTTCGGCACCCCCGGGTGGATCGCCCCGGAGGTGCTCGTCGGGGGGACCTCGTCCCAGGCGGCCGACATCTTCGCCTGGGGCTGCCTCATCGCCCACGCCGGGACGGGGCAGATGCCGATCGGCGGCGACCCCGCAACGCTGCGCACCGCCGCCGGGGACGCCGACCTGTCCGGCCTGCCGGACGCTCTGGTCCCGCTCGTCCGGTGGGCACTGGCCGAGGACCCGGCGGACCGTCCCACCGCGACCGACCTGCTCCTCGCCCTCGTCGAGCAGCCGCAGCCGCACGCCGCGGCCCGCCCCGCGACGCGTCCCGGTCCGCCGGACGCCCCGCTTCCGCGCGCCGCTTCCCGGCGCTCCCTGCCGCCGCGCTCACGGCGGCGGAACCCGGCCCCCGCGCCCGCGGCGCCGGCGCGGAGGTCCGGCACCGAGGACACCGACACCAGGGCGTTCACACCGCTCGGCGTGGCGGACGCCACGACGTCCACCCGCGCGCGCCTGCTGGCGGGCGCCGGCGCCGCCGCGGGCACCCTCCTGCTCGGGGCGGTGGTCCTCGGGATCACCGGGGCCAAGGCCCCTCCCCCGGCCGCGCCGGGGAAGCCGGGCCCGTCCGCGCCGGCGGTCACCGCCGCGCCCGCGAAGAAGGCGAACGCCGTCAGGGCCGGAACGCCCAGGCGCCCTCCGGCGAAGACCGACCGGCAGAAACCGAGCCACAAGCCGAAGCAGAAGCAGAAGGCGCAGGAGAAGAAGCCCAAGACGAAGTCGAAGAACGCCGCGAAGCATGGCAAGGCCAAGGGAAGGTTCAAGAACTGA
- a CDS encoding PP2C family protein-serine/threonine phosphatase encodes MLQRLVQLLPPRVRTVLRRVPFLVVLYRWLRRGTLTRDRYVFVPLALLAVAIGIATSGDSRGLAPSGALVLIVVVGGLLLKVRSLAALLAVVAAMAAYNVWKDVAAFGLGMIATLSITAVLAVTLARTRQQLGVQGLRGDSMLLELRDRLRRHGEMPRLPDGWSSQVVMLQAGGSSFGGDFVVSASDGDTLEVALVDVSGKGTDAGTRALMLSGAFGGLLGSVQPENFLPACNVYLHRQQWDEGFVTAVHVVVDLRTGEYTVGSAGHPPAVQFDAGSGAWRVSSAKGVVLGVVPDLNCVPERGQLRPGDALLLYTDGLVESPGSDLDAGIDRLLGEAERLVPQGFGRGARELVETMAAARDDDCALVLIWRT; translated from the coding sequence ATGCTTCAACGTCTGGTGCAGCTGCTCCCGCCGCGCGTGCGTACCGTGCTGCGCAGAGTTCCGTTCCTGGTCGTGCTCTACCGGTGGCTCAGGCGGGGCACGCTGACCCGGGACCGGTACGTCTTCGTGCCGCTGGCGCTCCTCGCGGTCGCGATCGGCATCGCCACGTCCGGCGACTCGCGCGGGCTGGCGCCGTCCGGGGCGCTGGTGCTGATCGTGGTGGTCGGCGGGCTGCTGCTGAAGGTGCGGAGCCTGGCCGCCCTCCTGGCCGTCGTGGCCGCGATGGCCGCCTACAACGTCTGGAAGGACGTCGCCGCGTTCGGGCTCGGCATGATCGCCACGTTGAGCATCACCGCGGTGCTCGCCGTCACCCTCGCCCGGACCCGCCAGCAGCTCGGCGTGCAGGGCCTGCGCGGCGACTCGATGCTGCTGGAGCTGCGCGACCGGCTCCGGCGGCACGGCGAGATGCCCCGGCTGCCGGACGGCTGGAGCTCGCAGGTCGTGATGCTCCAGGCGGGAGGCTCCTCGTTCGGCGGCGACTTCGTGGTGTCGGCCTCCGACGGCGACACGCTGGAGGTCGCGCTGGTCGACGTGTCCGGGAAGGGCACCGACGCCGGAACCAGGGCGCTGATGCTGTCGGGCGCCTTCGGCGGCCTGCTTGGATCGGTCCAGCCCGAGAACTTCCTCCCCGCCTGCAATGTCTACCTGCACCGCCAGCAGTGGGACGAGGGCTTCGTGACGGCCGTGCACGTCGTGGTCGACCTGCGCACGGGGGAGTACACGGTCGGGTCGGCGGGGCACCCGCCCGCCGTCCAGTTCGACGCGGGCAGCGGCGCCTGGCGGGTCAGCTCGGCCAAGGGCGTGGTGCTGGGCGTGGTGCCCGACCTGAACTGCGTACCCGAGCGGGGGCAGCTGCGTCCGGGCGACGCGCTGCTCCTGTACACCGACGGCCTGGTGGAGTCGCCGGGCAGCGACCTCGACGCGGGGATCGACCGGCTGCTCGGCGAGGCGGAGCGGCTCGTCCCGCAGGGGTTCGGCCGCGGGGCGCGGGAGCTGGTGGAGACGATGGCCGCGGCGCGCGACGACGACTGCGCCCTCGTCCTGATCTGGCGCACCTGA